From Vigna unguiculata cultivar IT97K-499-35 chromosome 5, ASM411807v1, whole genome shotgun sequence, the proteins below share one genomic window:
- the LOC114183938 gene encoding pollen receptor-like kinase 4 — translation MGARSASVVRAPFKNVKPKLWLSVVKGNVVVLVLASILISSSWCTSAKAMYSDAEALVKLKKSFTNTVALKSWDPTTNSKPPCSGNIPNWVGLFCLRDKVWGLRLENMGLTGTIDIMTLASIPALRSVSLMNNTFVGPLPSVRMLPNLKALYLSFNHFSGQIPDDEFKGLHKLRKLYLANNEFTGQIPSSIATLPSLIILRLDSNKFQGPIPRFLHVNTTSNYTLKIINFSNNQLEGPIPPSLTTFGATPFSGNPGLCGAPLQNECQEVATPSKMRLLKILLAIVTSALIVAILVIVLVICRLRSQTSQLQQQSAVETLQGHVQQAPPIYVKTKSLADHYDGSPRQASSGQGLGRPRSRRGEPAKLTFLRHQEPMFDLQDLLRSSAEILGSAAFGSSYKAVILDGYPVVVKRYKHMNNVPREEFQEHMRRLAILNHPNLLPLLAFYYKREEKLLLSAFVHNGCLASHLHGNHNSQKRGLDWPTRLKIVKGIARGLAYLYSALPSVIVPHGHLKSSNVLLDESFEPLLTDYALSPVINLDHAQKIIMPYKSPEYAQLGRITKKTDVWSFGILILEILTGKFPENCHTLRYNTDSDIASWVNTLITEKRTSDVFDVEMGGIGNCKAELLKLLKIGLSCCEENVERRLDIKEALEQIEDLKESENDAIGEYSSTERNTYRAV, via the exons ATGGGGGCGCGCTCTGCTTCGGTGGTGCGCGCACCATTCAAGAATGTGAAGCCGAAGCTGTGGTTGAGCGTGGTTAAGGGTAACGTAGTTGTGTTGGTATTGGCATCAATATTAATATCATCAAGCTGGTGCACATCAGCGAAAGCCATGTATTCTGACGCGGAGGCGCTGGTGAAGTTGAAGAAGTCGTTCACAAACACAGTGGCCTTGAAAAGTTGGGATCCAACCACAAACTCAAAACCACCTTGCTCTGGAAACATTCCGAACTGGGTGGGGTTATTTTGTTTGAGGGACAAGGTTTGGGGGTTGCGACTCGAGAACATGGGACTAACAGGCACAATCGACATAATGACTCTGGCTTCCATCCCCGCTCTCCGCTCGGTTAGCCTGATGAACAACACCTTTGTGGGTCCCTTGCCTAGCGTAAGGATGCTGCCAAATCTCAAGGCCCTCTACCTCTCCTTCAATCATTTCTCAGGACAGATTCCAGACGATGAATTTAAGGGTTTGCATAAATTGAGGAAACTCTATTTGGCCAATAATGAGTTCACAGGTCAAATTCCTTCTTCCATTGCTACCTTGCCTTCTCTCATCATCCTCAGGCTCGACTCAAACAAGTTTCAAGGTCCAATCCCCCGTTTCCTACACGTTAATACTACTAGTAATTACACTTTGAAGATCATCAACTTTTCTAACAATCAGTTGGAGGGTCCCATTCCGCCCAGTCTAACCACCTTCGGCGCCACCCCATTTAGCG GGAACCCTGGACTATGCGGGGCGCCCCTCCAGAATGAGTGCCAAGAGGTAGCCACACCATCCAAAATGCGTCTTCTAAAAATTTTACTAGCTATTGTGACGAGTGCATTGATAGTAGCCATCCTGGTTATAGTGTTGGTGATATGTCGGTTGAGGTCACAGACATCCCAACTGCAACAACAATCCGCAGTAGAAACGTTGCAGGGCCATGTCCAGCAGGCTCCTCCCATTTATGTCAAAACTAAAAGCCTAGCCGATCACTACGATGGTAGTCCCAGGCAGGCGTCATCAGGTCAGGGTCTTGGACGTCCACGTTCCAGGAGAGGTGAACCAGCCAAACTCACATTCCTCAGGCATCAAGAACCTATGTTTGATTTGCAGGATTTGCTGAGGTCCTCCGCTGAAATTCTTGGAAGTGCAGCATTTGGTTCCTCCTACAAGGCCGTCATTTTAGACGGTTACCCCGTTGTTGTCAAGAGGTACAAGCATATGAACAATGTGCCCAGAGAGGAGTTCCAGGAGCACATGAGAAGACTAGCCATTCTCAACCATCCCAATCTTCTCCCTCTCCTCGCCTTTTATTATAAAAGGGAAGAAAAGCTTCTCCTCTCTGCCTTTGTTCACAACGGTTGCTTGGCCAGTCATCTTCACG GCAATCATAACTCCCAAAAGCGGGGACTTGACTGGCCAACTCGCTTGAAAATCGTGAAAGGTATAGCCAGGGGTTTGGCTTACCTATACAGTGCACTCCCAAGCGTAATTGTGCCTCATGGTCATCTCAAATCTTCCAACGTCCTTTTGGATGAATCCTTCGAGCCCCTTCTCACTGATTATGCCCTCAGCCCCGTCATCAACCTTGACCATGCCCAAAAAATTATCATGCCTTACAAATCTCCAGAGTATGCTCAACTTGGGCGCATTACAAAGAAGACTGATGTGTGGAGTTTTGGAATTCTGATTCTGGAGATCTTGACCGGCAAATTCCCTGAGAACTGTCACACACTTCGTTATAATACTGATTCTGACATAGCCAGTTGGGTAAATACCCTGATTACTGAGAAGCGCACCAGTGACGTGTTTGACGTAGAGATGGGAGGAATTGGAAATTGTAAAGCTGAATTACTCAAACTCCTAAAGATTGGCTTGAGTTGTTGTGAGGAGAATGTTGAAAGAAGGCTTGATATCAAGGAAGCTCTTGAGCAAATTGAAGACTTGAAAGAGAGCGAAAATGATGCTATTGGAGAATACTCCTCCACTGAAAGAAATACTTATAGAGCTGTCTGA